One region of Vitis vinifera cultivar Pinot Noir 40024 chromosome 1, ASM3070453v1 genomic DNA includes:
- the LOC100264256 gene encoding 65-kDa microtubule-associated protein 8, producing the protein MGSIQTPITMRSSAILESSCGYLLQELQMIWDEVGEDQYEREKVLLDLEQECLEVYRRKVDSANISRARLHQELAESEAEFTHLLLSLGERSLPGRPEKMAGTLKEQLDSITPVLREMQLRKEERMNQFRAVQGQIQKISAEIAGQSEYDDSSSTVIVNENDLSLKKLEEYQIELQRLHKEKSDRLQRVEKYISTVQNLSTTLGMDSSVIITKVHPSLNELCGISKNISDSILAKLNSTVESLEEEKKTRLEKLHHLGKALTNLWNLMDTPYEDRQLFSHVTKLLSVSSAEISNPGSLTLDTIKQAEAEVERLDHLKASKMKELFLKKQIELEEICNRSHMEIPSQSEMDNIMNLINSGEIDHADLLMSMDEQISRAREEASSRKTIMEKVEKWMLARDEERWLEEYMRDENRYSVSRGAHRNLKRAERARITVNKLPALVDLLIAKTKSWEEERTKVFLYDEVPLLAMLEEYNLSRQEREEEKQRQREKKKVQSQVVVEQENLFGSRPSTSSRRLSNMSLNGGFSTATALNRRLSLGIQQLGSNSINSPTQGLSFIKEGKKAQGQKMSVRLSLVSHPREETASVVPTFSGPLSP; encoded by the exons ATGGGGTCAATCCAAACACCCATCACAATGCGAAGCTCCGCAATACTAGAAAGTTCTTGCGGCTACTTGCTTCAAGAATTGCAG ATGATCTGGGATGAAGTAGGAGAAGATCAGTATGAAAGAGAGAAGGTTCTACTAGATCTAGAACAGGAGTGTCTCGAAGTTTATCGACGAAAAGTTGATAGTGCAAATATTTCAAGAGCACGCCTGCATCAGGAGTTGGCAGAGTCTGAGGCTGAATTTACTCATCTTCTTTTGTCCCTCGGAGAACGGTCTCTTCCTGGACGG CCAGAAAAAATGGCAGGAACACTGAAGGAGCAGCTAGATTCAATCACCCCAGTTCTACGTGAGATGCAGCTGAGGAAGGAAGAAAGGATGAACCAGTTTCGAGCTGTACAAGGGCAGATTCAGAAAATTTCTGCAGAAATTGCAGGTCAATCAGAGTATGATGACTCATCGTCAACTGTCATAGTGAATGAAAACGATCTTTCACTGAAGAAACTTGAGGAGTACCAAATTGAGCTACAAAGGCTACACAAGGAGAAG AGTGACAGGCTCCAGAGAGTGGAAAAATACATAAGTACAGTTCAAAACCTGTCTACAACATTGGGGATGGATTCATCTGTGATCATCACAAAGGTTCATCCAAGCTTGAATGAATTGTGTGGAATATCTAAAAACATAAGTGACAGTATTCTGGCTAAACTCAACAGCACCGTGGAGTCTCttgaggaagaaaagaaaacacgGCTTGAGAAG CTTCACCATCTCGGTAAAGCATTGACAAACTTGTGGAATCTTATGGACACACCCTATGAAGACAGGCAGTTATTTTCTCATGTTACCAAATTATTATCTGTCTCATCAGCAGAAATATCTAATCCTGGAAGCCTCACCCTCGATACAATAAAGCAG GCTGAGGCTGAAGTGGAGAGACTGGATCACCTAAAAGCAAGCAAGATGAAAGAGCTTTTCCTTAAGAAACAAATTGAGCTTGAGGAAATATGCAATAGATCACACATGGAGATACCTTCACAGTCAGAGATGGACAACATAATGAACCTTATTAACTCTG GGGAGATTGACCACGCTGATCTCCTCATGAGCATGGATGAACAGATATCAAGAGCTAGAGAAGAAGCTTCTAGCAGGAAGACAATAATGGAGAAGGTGGAAAAGTGGATGTTAGCACGTGATGAGGAGCGCTGGTTGGAAGAATACATGAGA GATGAGAACCGATATTCAGTTAGCAGAGGTGCTCACAGGAACCTAAAACGTGCAGAACGAGCACGGATTACAGTTAACAAACTCCCTG CTCTAGTGGATCTGTTGATAGCCAAGACTAAGAGTTGGGAAGAAGAAAGAACAAAGGTTTTCTTGTATGATGAG GTGCCTCTGCTAGCAATGTTAGAAGAGTACAATTTGTCAAGGcaggaaagagaagaagagaagcAAAGACAAAGG GAGAAGAAGAAAGTGCAAAGCCAAGTGGTAGTTGAACAAGAAAATTTGTTTGGGTCCAGGCCAAGCACCAGCAGTCGCCGCCTTTCAAACATGAGCTTGAATGGAGGTTTTAGCACCGCTACTGCTTTAAATAGAAGGCTCTCCCTGGGTATCCAGCAGTTGGGTTCAAACAGCATCAACTCACCAACTCAAGGCTTATCCTTCATAAAGGAAGGAAAGAAGGCTCAGGGACAAAAGATGTCTGTTCGACTGAGCCTTGTTTCTCATCCTAGAGAAGAAACAGCTTCAGTGGTCCCAACATTTTCAGGCCCCTTATCCCCATGA